In Gossypium hirsutum isolate 1008001.06 chromosome D06, Gossypium_hirsutum_v2.1, whole genome shotgun sequence, one genomic interval encodes:
- the LOC107937086 gene encoding O-fucosyltransferase 13 isoform X2: MRVRPLFVIISTLSLFLAVVLIYPSPPVAPSKSSDSTSAKSDIWSVQRIVEWRPCKWWLQSHLTPLPAKSNGYIRVDCYGGLNQMRRDFCDGVGIARLLNSTLVLPKFEVAAYWNESSGFSDVFDADYFITQMNGFVNVVKELPPEISSKEPHRVDCSKRKGQFDYIESVLPFLLKYHYVSITPAVSQRRDRYPKYAKAALCQACYRALKLTGSLEKKANKLLEAIPKPFLSLHLRFEPDMVAYSQCQYSGLSPTSMKALEAARGDDRKPWTGEAARIWRNRGKCPLTPNETAFILKALSIPTNTNIYLAAGDGLMEIEGLTSIYSNVVTKSALLSGEDFETMHGNTKAALDYCVSINSDSYMATYFGNMDKMVAAMRAFKGLYKTLFLSRRAFAEFTSRGLEGKPLMEALWKAHEDDFIKGRGSALSDCFCEFKL, translated from the exons ATGAGGGTGAGGCCATTGTTTGTCATCATCTCGACACTTTCGTTATTCTTGGCCGTCGTTCTGATCTATCCTTCGCCGCCAGTTGCGCCTTCAAAGTCTTCGGACTCTACCAG TGCCAAATCGGATATATGGAGTGTCCAGAGAATTGTGGAATGGAGACCATGCAAGTGGTGGCTTCAATCTCACTTAACTC CTTTACCAGCCAAGAGTAATGGTTATATCCGTGTCGATTGCTATGGTGGCCTCAATCAGATGAGAAGAGAT TTCTGCGACGGCGTTGGTATTGCACGTTTACTAAATTCTACTTTGGTGTTGCCCAAGTTTGAGGTGGCTGCATATTGGAATGAATCAAG TGGCTTTTCAGATGTATTCGATGCCGATTACTTCATAACACAGATGAATGGTTTTGTCAATGTTGTTAAAGAATTGCCACCAGAGATATCATCAAAAGAACCCCATAGAGTGGATTGCAGTAAACGGAAAGGTCAATTTGATTACATTGAAAGTGTTCTTCCATTCTTATTGAAATATCATTACGTCTCTATCACACCAGCAGTGAGCCAAAGAAGGGATAG GTACCCAAAGTATGCAAAAGCTGCACTTTGTCAAGCCTGTTACAGAGCATTAAAGCTGACTGGATCATTGGAGAAGAAAGCTAACAAGCTTCTGGAAGCTATACCAAAACCTTTCCTTTCCCTTCACCTTCGGTTTGAACCAGACATGGTAGCTTATAGCCAATGTCAGTACTCAGGCCTTTCACCTACCTCGATGAAAGCCCTTGAGGCTGCACGTGGAGATGATAGAAAGCCATGGACTGGAGAAGCAGCTCGGATTTGGAGAAATAGGGGAAAATGCCCCCTTACACCAAATGAGACTGCCTTTATACTTAAAGCACTATCAATACCGACGAACACAAACATTTATCTTGCTGCTGGGGATGGACTAATGGAGATTGAGGGTTTAACATCTATTTATAGCAATGTAGTTACCAAATCTGCTCTTCTTAGTGGTGAGGATTTCGAAACCATGCATGGGAACACAAAAGCTGCCTTGGATTATTGCGTATCAATAAACAGTGATTCTTACATGGCTACATACTTTGGAAACATGGATAAGATGGTAGCCGCGATGCGAGCTTTTAAAGGACTGTACAAAACTCTTTTCTTAAGCCGAAGAGCTTTTGCTGAATTTACATCTAGAGGGTTGGAAGGGAAGCCGTTGATGGAAGCATTATGGAAGGCTCACGAAGATGATTTCATCAAGGGACGAGGGTCTGCGTTGTCTGACTGCTTTTGTGAGTTCAAATTATag
- the LOC107937086 gene encoding O-fucosyltransferase 13 isoform X3, whose translation MRRDFCDGVGIARLLNSTLVLPKFEVAAYWNESSSGFSDVFDADYFITQMNGFVNVVKELPPEISSKEPHRVDCSKRKGQFDYIESVLPFLLKYHYVSITPAVSQRRDRYPKYAKAALCQACYRALKLTGSLEKKANKLLEAIPKPFLSLHLRFEPDMVAYSQCQYSGLSPTSMKALEAARGDDRKPWTGEAARIWRNRGKCPLTPNETAFILKALSIPTNTNIYLAAGDGLMEIEGLTSIYSNVVTKSALLSGEDFETMHGNTKAALDYCVSINSDSYMATYFGNMDKMVAAMRAFKGLYKTLFLSRRAFAEFTSRGLEGKPLMEALWKAHEDDFIKGRGSALSDCFCEFKL comes from the exons ATGAGAAGAGAT TTCTGCGACGGCGTTGGTATTGCACGTTTACTAAATTCTACTTTGGTGTTGCCCAAGTTTGAGGTGGCTGCATATTGGAATGAATCAAG CAGTGGCTTTTCAGATGTATTCGATGCCGATTACTTCATAACACAGATGAATGGTTTTGTCAATGTTGTTAAAGAATTGCCACCAGAGATATCATCAAAAGAACCCCATAGAGTGGATTGCAGTAAACGGAAAGGTCAATTTGATTACATTGAAAGTGTTCTTCCATTCTTATTGAAATATCATTACGTCTCTATCACACCAGCAGTGAGCCAAAGAAGGGATAG GTACCCAAAGTATGCAAAAGCTGCACTTTGTCAAGCCTGTTACAGAGCATTAAAGCTGACTGGATCATTGGAGAAGAAAGCTAACAAGCTTCTGGAAGCTATACCAAAACCTTTCCTTTCCCTTCACCTTCGGTTTGAACCAGACATGGTAGCTTATAGCCAATGTCAGTACTCAGGCCTTTCACCTACCTCGATGAAAGCCCTTGAGGCTGCACGTGGAGATGATAGAAAGCCATGGACTGGAGAAGCAGCTCGGATTTGGAGAAATAGGGGAAAATGCCCCCTTACACCAAATGAGACTGCCTTTATACTTAAAGCACTATCAATACCGACGAACACAAACATTTATCTTGCTGCTGGGGATGGACTAATGGAGATTGAGGGTTTAACATCTATTTATAGCAATGTAGTTACCAAATCTGCTCTTCTTAGTGGTGAGGATTTCGAAACCATGCATGGGAACACAAAAGCTGCCTTGGATTATTGCGTATCAATAAACAGTGATTCTTACATGGCTACATACTTTGGAAACATGGATAAGATGGTAGCCGCGATGCGAGCTTTTAAAGGACTGTACAAAACTCTTTTCTTAAGCCGAAGAGCTTTTGCTGAATTTACATCTAGAGGGTTGGAAGGGAAGCCGTTGATGGAAGCATTATGGAAGGCTCACGAAGATGATTTCATCAAGGGACGAGGGTCTGCGTTGTCTGACTGCTTTTGTGAGTTCAAATTATag
- the LOC107937086 gene encoding O-fucosyltransferase 13 isoform X1: protein MRVRPLFVIISTLSLFLAVVLIYPSPPVAPSKSSDSTSAKSDIWSVQRIVEWRPCKWWLQSHLTPLPAKSNGYIRVDCYGGLNQMRRDFCDGVGIARLLNSTLVLPKFEVAAYWNESSSGFSDVFDADYFITQMNGFVNVVKELPPEISSKEPHRVDCSKRKGQFDYIESVLPFLLKYHYVSITPAVSQRRDRYPKYAKAALCQACYRALKLTGSLEKKANKLLEAIPKPFLSLHLRFEPDMVAYSQCQYSGLSPTSMKALEAARGDDRKPWTGEAARIWRNRGKCPLTPNETAFILKALSIPTNTNIYLAAGDGLMEIEGLTSIYSNVVTKSALLSGEDFETMHGNTKAALDYCVSINSDSYMATYFGNMDKMVAAMRAFKGLYKTLFLSRRAFAEFTSRGLEGKPLMEALWKAHEDDFIKGRGSALSDCFCEFKL from the exons ATGAGGGTGAGGCCATTGTTTGTCATCATCTCGACACTTTCGTTATTCTTGGCCGTCGTTCTGATCTATCCTTCGCCGCCAGTTGCGCCTTCAAAGTCTTCGGACTCTACCAG TGCCAAATCGGATATATGGAGTGTCCAGAGAATTGTGGAATGGAGACCATGCAAGTGGTGGCTTCAATCTCACTTAACTC CTTTACCAGCCAAGAGTAATGGTTATATCCGTGTCGATTGCTATGGTGGCCTCAATCAGATGAGAAGAGAT TTCTGCGACGGCGTTGGTATTGCACGTTTACTAAATTCTACTTTGGTGTTGCCCAAGTTTGAGGTGGCTGCATATTGGAATGAATCAAG CAGTGGCTTTTCAGATGTATTCGATGCCGATTACTTCATAACACAGATGAATGGTTTTGTCAATGTTGTTAAAGAATTGCCACCAGAGATATCATCAAAAGAACCCCATAGAGTGGATTGCAGTAAACGGAAAGGTCAATTTGATTACATTGAAAGTGTTCTTCCATTCTTATTGAAATATCATTACGTCTCTATCACACCAGCAGTGAGCCAAAGAAGGGATAG GTACCCAAAGTATGCAAAAGCTGCACTTTGTCAAGCCTGTTACAGAGCATTAAAGCTGACTGGATCATTGGAGAAGAAAGCTAACAAGCTTCTGGAAGCTATACCAAAACCTTTCCTTTCCCTTCACCTTCGGTTTGAACCAGACATGGTAGCTTATAGCCAATGTCAGTACTCAGGCCTTTCACCTACCTCGATGAAAGCCCTTGAGGCTGCACGTGGAGATGATAGAAAGCCATGGACTGGAGAAGCAGCTCGGATTTGGAGAAATAGGGGAAAATGCCCCCTTACACCAAATGAGACTGCCTTTATACTTAAAGCACTATCAATACCGACGAACACAAACATTTATCTTGCTGCTGGGGATGGACTAATGGAGATTGAGGGTTTAACATCTATTTATAGCAATGTAGTTACCAAATCTGCTCTTCTTAGTGGTGAGGATTTCGAAACCATGCATGGGAACACAAAAGCTGCCTTGGATTATTGCGTATCAATAAACAGTGATTCTTACATGGCTACATACTTTGGAAACATGGATAAGATGGTAGCCGCGATGCGAGCTTTTAAAGGACTGTACAAAACTCTTTTCTTAAGCCGAAGAGCTTTTGCTGAATTTACATCTAGAGGGTTGGAAGGGAAGCCGTTGATGGAAGCATTATGGAAGGCTCACGAAGATGATTTCATCAAGGGACGAGGGTCTGCGTTGTCTGACTGCTTTTGTGAGTTCAAATTATag